One genomic window of Desulfovibrio desulfuricans includes the following:
- a CDS encoding (Fe-S)-binding protein yields MKDKLQLKDVSTAEGQMVSIDLKDIPELPLDVHTMPWKPFTDEQKQNTACILDDVCVLNIPVPKNKEEEEELVNKFLNGMRKLFTKENNWTFLPMLETSMDYCAQCNSCSDACHLYEMSGKNEMYRPNFRSEIFRRIYKQYVKKEPFAKWRYGDMGLNWKTVARLGELAYRCNLCRRCAQTCPIGVDNGLLAREIRKLFSQEMGIYARELHEKGTMNQMKCGSSTGMTPEVVKENVEFIDEDYTEITGVGIHTPFDVQGADIMLLHNAGEVMAWPENIAAFSLIFQEAGLSWTLSSKALAYDGVNYGVFYDDAQTARIALQHMMAAKELGVKKIVIGECGHAHKALTVIADRVIPFEYQVPRESCYVTLHDIVMSGRLKLDPSRNNFPVTLHDPCNIVRLMGIVEPQREIVRKIAPMFREMPCHGVDNYCCGGGSGFAIMTRNNIEQWRGNISGRKKMWQIAEAFKDCLGPETRKYICAPCSNCKGQIREMLEHNDLYTKNNFAYGGLVELIVNAMVNVNPGFIKFEGEEE; encoded by the coding sequence ATGAAAGATAAACTGCAATTGAAAGATGTTTCCACTGCCGAAGGGCAGATGGTCAGCATTGACCTCAAGGATATTCCTGAGCTTCCCCTGGACGTGCATACCATGCCCTGGAAGCCCTTTACAGATGAGCAGAAGCAGAACACCGCCTGCATCCTTGACGATGTGTGCGTGCTGAACATTCCTGTGCCCAAGAACAAGGAAGAAGAAGAGGAGCTGGTCAACAAGTTCCTCAACGGCATGCGCAAGCTGTTCACCAAGGAAAACAACTGGACCTTCCTGCCCATGCTCGAAACCAGCATGGACTACTGCGCCCAGTGCAACTCCTGTTCTGATGCCTGCCATCTGTACGAGATGTCTGGCAAAAACGAAATGTACCGGCCCAACTTCCGGTCTGAAATCTTCCGCCGCATCTACAAGCAGTATGTGAAGAAAGAACCCTTTGCCAAATGGCGCTACGGCGACATGGGCCTGAACTGGAAGACCGTGGCCCGCCTGGGCGAACTGGCCTACCGCTGCAACCTTTGCCGTCGCTGCGCGCAGACCTGCCCCATTGGTGTGGACAACGGCCTGCTGGCCCGCGAAATCCGCAAGCTTTTCAGCCAGGAGATGGGCATCTACGCCCGCGAACTGCACGAAAAGGGCACCATGAACCAGATGAAGTGCGGGTCTTCCACCGGCATGACGCCTGAAGTGGTGAAAGAAAACGTGGAGTTCATCGACGAGGACTACACCGAAATCACCGGCGTGGGCATCCACACTCCCTTTGACGTGCAGGGTGCAGACATCATGCTGCTGCACAACGCTGGCGAAGTGATGGCCTGGCCTGAAAACATCGCCGCCTTCTCGCTGATCTTCCAGGAAGCCGGTCTTTCATGGACGCTCTCGAGCAAGGCTCTGGCGTACGACGGCGTGAACTACGGCGTGTTCTACGACGACGCCCAGACCGCCCGTATTGCCCTGCAGCACATGATGGCCGCCAAGGAACTTGGCGTTAAGAAGATCGTCATCGGTGAATGCGGCCACGCCCACAAGGCCCTGACCGTTATCGCCGACCGCGTTATCCCCTTCGAATATCAGGTGCCGCGCGAAAGCTGCTACGTGACCCTGCACGACATCGTCATGTCGGGCCGCCTCAAGCTTGATCCTTCGCGCAACAACTTCCCCGTGACCCTGCACGACCCCTGCAATATCGTGCGCCTCATGGGCATTGTTGAACCCCAGCGCGAAATCGTGCGCAAGATTGCGCCCATGTTCCGCGAAATGCCCTGCCACGGTGTGGACAACTACTGCTGCGGCGGCGGCTCCGGCTTTGCCATCATGACCCGCAACAACATCGAGCAATGGCGCGGCAACATCTCTGGCCGCAAAAAGATGTGGCAGATCGCCGAAGCCTTCAAGGATTGCCTTGGACCGGAAACCCGCAAGTACATCTGCGCTCCCTGCTCCAACTGCAAGGGCCAGATCCGCGAAATGCTGGAACACAACGATCTGTACACCAAGAACAACTTCGCTTACGGCGGCCTGGTGGAACTCATCGTCAACGCCATGGTCAACGTGAACCCCGGGTTCATCAAGTTTGAAGGCGAAGAAGAATAG
- a CDS encoding DMT family transporter — translation MSVCENSAQGAAVEKAAGGAQPLVQPGQARPWGAWISLTLAMSIAGSAVVAGKLLVGSLPVFLAAGLGLGAGLLVMLPQLWLRRERGTLDGRTHATLALQALCGIALYRICTFEGLRFTSAASAGLMSSAAPAVIGLLAWGMLRERPPLRRIAGIACVSLGLLAINLTPFLAAPGGAGVEATPASGGEAWRTLLGNGLVLVAVLCEAAFSVLSKARCCPMSPLRRTTIVSFYAFVMLLPMALFEARDYDFTSLSASAIWGLAYYGAAVSYLSYVLWFRGIAQVQASAAAAFTGLVPLSGVALSWLVLGEQILWTHLAGLACVTAGIWLSCAATNAPDGK, via the coding sequence ATGAGCGTGTGTGAAAACAGTGCGCAAGGTGCTGCGGTTGAGAAAGCTGCCGGGGGAGCGCAACCACTGGTGCAACCGGGGCAAGCGCGCCCCTGGGGAGCCTGGATCAGCCTGACCCTTGCCATGAGCATCGCTGGCAGCGCCGTGGTGGCGGGAAAACTGCTGGTGGGTAGCCTGCCTGTGTTTCTTGCGGCGGGGCTGGGCCTTGGAGCAGGGCTGCTGGTGATGCTGCCCCAGTTGTGGCTGCGGCGTGAAAGGGGAACGCTTGATGGGCGCACCCACGCGACATTGGCGCTTCAGGCATTGTGCGGCATAGCTCTGTACCGGATTTGCACCTTTGAGGGGCTTCGCTTTACCAGCGCGGCTTCTGCGGGCTTGATGAGCAGCGCAGCGCCAGCGGTCATTGGCTTGCTGGCATGGGGCATGCTGCGGGAGAGGCCGCCGCTGCGGCGTATTGCGGGCATAGCCTGCGTGAGTCTGGGCCTGCTCGCCATTAATCTTACGCCCTTTCTGGCAGCGCCGGGAGGCGCTGGTGTGGAAGCCACGCCAGCAAGCGGAGGCGAGGCCTGGCGCACATTGCTGGGCAACGGCCTTGTGCTGGTGGCCGTATTGTGCGAGGCGGCATTTTCCGTGCTCAGCAAAGCGCGCTGCTGCCCCATGTCGCCCTTGCGGCGCACGACAATTGTGTCATTTTATGCATTTGTCATGCTGTTGCCCATGGCCCTGTTTGAGGCCCGAGATTATGATTTTACCTCATTGTCTGCCTCAGCCATATGGGGGCTTGCCTATTATGGCGCTGCGGTTTCTTACCTGTCGTATGTGCTGTGGTTTCGTGGGATTGCTCAGGTGCAGGCCAGCGCAGCCGCGGCATTTACAGGCTTGGTGCCTTTGAGCGGCGTAGCGCTTTCGTGGCTGGTGCTTGGTGAGCAGATTCTGTGGACGCATCTTGCGGGTCTGGCCTGCGTGACGGCGGGCATATGGCTTTCGTGCGCAGCAACCAATGCGCCGGATGGCAAGTAG